A DNA window from Pelecanus crispus isolate bPelCri1 chromosome 28, bPelCri1.pri, whole genome shotgun sequence contains the following coding sequences:
- the LOC104035490 gene encoding N-myc proto-oncogene protein-like, whose protein sequence is MPGMVSKNPDLVFEYLQPCFYPDEEDFHLCGPDSASPREDIWKKFELLPNPPLSPGQARLWASELLLLPPEDELWGGSDRGDFSSTGLGVTNNLNSIIVQDCMWSGFSIWDKLEQAGSEKLQGKPPPGGPPPPPPPLGATTASGRTELSNAVPKCVDPAMAFPKNKREAAAGCAGDSWASSSSGDDTCSNSDDEDEEEEDEEEQIDVVTVEERRSSSNKAATTLTITVRPKNTTFLSIRTQQNELILKHCALIHQQHNYATPSPYMESEDAPPQKKLKPKVPCPLKPTIQPKPKSSSPRNSDSEDTRCRRSQNFLEHLWRKSLQSSFLTLRGHVPELVKNEKAPRIVILKKAIEYVHSLQAEEQKLLLEKEKLQARQQQLLKKIEYKWTC, encoded by the exons ATGCCAGGAATGGTCAGTAAAAACCCAGACCTCGTGTTCGAATATTTGCAGCCCTGTTTCTACCCGGACGAAGAAGATTTTCATTTGTGCGGGCCGGACTCCGCTTCCCCCAGGGAGGACATCTGGAAAAAGTTTGAGCTCCTGCCCAACCCTCCCCTGTCTCCCGGCCAGGCCAGGCTCTGGGCGTCcgagctgctcctgctgccccccgAGGATGAGCTGTGGGGCGGCTCGGACAGAGGGGACTTCTCCAGCACAGGCCTCGGCGTGACCAACAACCTCAACTCCATCATTGTCCAGGACTGCATGTGGAGCGGCTTCTCCATCTGGGACAAGCTGGAGCAGGCGGGCAGCGAGAAGCTGCAGGGCAAG ccccccccggggggcccccccccaccaccaccccccttgGGGGCCACCACCGCCAGCGGCCGCACCGAGCTGAGCAACGCCGTGCCCAAGTGCGTGGACCCGGCCATGGCCTTCCCCAAGAACAAGCGGGAAGCGGCGGCGGGCTGCGCCGGGGAcagctgggccagcagcagctccgggGACGACACCTGCAGCAACTCGG atgatgaagatgaggaggaagaggatgaagaagAACAAATAGATGTTGTGACAGTGGAGGAAAGACGCTCCTCCTCCAACAAGGCTGCTACCACCCTTACTATTACAGTGCGTCCTAAAAATACCACTTTTCTATCAATCAGGACACAGCAGAATGAACTGATTTTAAAGCATTGCGCACTAATTCACCAGCAGCATAATTATGCCACTCCTTCTCCATACATGGAGAGTGAGGATGCTCCACCGCAGAAAAAGTTAAAACCCAAGGTTCCCTGTCCACTGAAACCCACGATCCAACCAAAGCCTAAGAGTTCAAGTCCTCGAAACTCCGATTCAGAGGACACAAGGTGTCGACGCAGCCAGAATTTCCTGGAGCACCTATGGCGTAAGAGTCTACAGTCAAGTTTCCTGACACTAAGGGGCCATGTTCCAGAACTGgttaaaaatgagaaagctcCACGAATTGTGATCTTGAAAAAAGCCATTGAATATGTTCATTCCCTtcaggcagaggagcagaagTTATtgctagaaaaggaaaaactgcaagCCAGACAACAACAATTGCTAAAGAAAATAGAATACAAGTGGACTTGCTAa